In Setaria italica strain Yugu1 chromosome IX, Setaria_italica_v2.0, whole genome shotgun sequence, the genomic stretch CGCCGCACCGCCTCCAGAGCGTTGTCATCCGCTGCCAGGGAGCCGTCGACGCCATCTCCTTCACCTATGCCGGCGTCGACGGGGCGCCGCGCATGGTGGGGCCGTGGGGCGGCTCCGGCGGTCAGGAGCACAAGGTACGTTCCATCTGCAGTTCATGTTCCTCATTTGCTCATCATCACGACGTATGCATCTCATAGTTCTCATAACTCAAgcagtttttctttctttctttcttggtgGCAAGCAGGTCATATGTTCGGCGCGGGGGAGTTCGTCAAGGAGATCTCCGGGACGTACGGCCCGTTCGGCGGCCACACCGTCGTGAGGTCGCTCACGTTCGTCACCAACATCGGCAAGCACGGCCCGTTCGGCACCCCGTGGCAAACACCCTTTAGCGTCCCAGTGCAGGACGGCGCCCACGTCGTCGGGTTCTTTGGGAGGTCCGGATCCCTGCTGGATGCCGTTGGTGTCTACGTGCATCCATAAAGAGAAGTGACAAGACATCGCCTCCGGGCTCCGGCCTACGCGTCCAGGCCACCAGGCAGCGCGGCCAAGGCACCAGGCGCCGCGGCCAGGCCATGACCCCGAGCGGTAGGGCAGAGGCCGCCAGGGCTTCACGAGGGAGAGATGAAATGTCGGGAGATGAAAAGATATGATCGATCAAGGATACAAAAGTCCAAGGATACAAAAGTCCAAAGGGCAATATGGTCACATCATagcaaaatatatgtattttagttgagaaaagtgATTAAAAAGATCAAATGTCATGTACAACAAAGTGCTAACGTTTCAAGAGTCGTTTTAGCGAAGTCGATGTTTGGAGTCCTATAATAGCGAAGCGCATTGTTACGAGTCCTATAATTGCAATTTTCTCGCGTGTAGGTAATGTGAGCGTGGAAATTCTCCTAAACCGTTGTTTGGATTCAGCCACAATCCCACGAGCAGATGGATTGTCATCATGTCGTGGGTATGAGCGTTTTCTGAAACATTAGCTGTGTGGTATATATAGGACAGTTAACTCTGGAATAGAATTATGCTCGTTTTATGATTTACGGATGAATTTCAAGATGAACTTATCAATTATACTGTGTTGCAGCTCCATTTTGTCATTTATGATGACCGGTTATTCAGGCATCTCGCTGGTGCAGAGACAAACCACGAGCCACTGGGCAAGTGCCGCCTTCTTGAGTCTTGACTGATCACAGTCAATTGCCAGATCTCCGCTGATGGTGAACTATGAATCCTTATTGCAATGCTTTATGTTGTTTCATGCTTGCCATATCATTCCTCTTGTCCCCTAACTGCTGATGGATAGTGTAGATTTGGATCTTTGGCCATTTGCACTGTCGTGCGTAGAAGGATCTTGATGAAATGCCTAATACACTACGGTCGTGCATGAACTTTCCGATGCCAAGATAATCCAATGGGTATCGTTGGTCTTCATTTTTACCTCTTTTTTATCCTTTGAGGATATCCTGATATTGTACTATAGTTCACAGTTTTTATTTAATGCTTGTGCTCTGTGTTGGTTCGGTGTGCTTCTCTCGTCTGTAAGGATTgtattatatatataaagaGGGAATAAAGCAATGTTCTCCCTATACCATCACTCTCAGCCCCTTTTTTCAGTTTACGAACTGGTTAGTACAGTTAGGGTACTGAATAACCAGTTGCATTTGGTCTATGGTCACAAAGAATGAATTGCTTCATGGGAGGACAAGGATGACGGGGCGCGGCCTCGTCAAGCTGATAGGGAGGACAGTGTGCGCCGAACAGTCTGTCTCCAACATTAATCAGCATGTGAGAATATCTAAGATAATTGGTCAAAAACAATATCATACATAATGATCTACTCAGTTTCCGGTATATTTGGTTTCCATTTTCTTCTTGATCTGTTGACCCCATTGATTTGCAGATAACTAAACAGAAACTATATGAAGTTCCTTCTACCTGTGGACAGGTGTGTTTAAGCTTGCTAATATTTAATCTACTTCTTTTTGCAAGATAATATTTAATCTACTTATGAGTTATGATATTTATTTGCCTATATCAAGAAGACAACAAATAACTGAACACAAGATTTGTCTCTCTAAGCTTAAAGAATGTGGTTCACTTATTCTCTGCATCTTACAAATCCATAGTTTTAAACTTCTATTTTTGGCTTATATTCATTGGATGTTCTCTACCTCATTATACTACTATTTTGTAGGTTAGGATTTAGATCTAGGAAGGATTGGCAGATTCCTGGAATTGACTTCGTAATATTCCTATAATCTAAACTATGAGTTTTAGTGATCTTTGTTCATGCTTCTCATCGCCTGCCAGCTCTCCTGCTGCATCGGAGGAGAGCTCAATGCAAGATGTCCTTCCATCCAGCTGGAGAAAATCACTTACCATCGTGCCTTAGCTTTGGACACCACGGAAAGTCGCAGTAACAGCCAATTTTGATTATGTATGAGGAGCGATACTGTCATGTTACATTGTAGATTCCTGAATCGACTTAGTACAGCTTGGTCATGTTTTTTTTGTAGCGAGCTCCTATTTTGAACTTTGAGTGCTTACATTTGTACAAAGGCAGGGTTTGGTTTCATACTTTCTACTGCACTTTGACgataatttggaaatttataaTGCCCACTCAATTCGGTCACTGTGAAAGAAAATTGATGCAAGTCAGTGTGAATTGTATGTTTTTTAATACCATTTTTCTTTATATATGCAGGTTGGGCTCCTTGGTATCTCTACTACTCAGGAAATAGGAGTTGACATGGAAACTCCAGATAAAGATTTGTCTCTGGATTGATTTCGAAATTTATACTTAAATATGTTTCTGTACCTGAGGAAGAAGGTTCTTTACTGAAAAATTCAGTTGTGCATGCCTGAGATAGTACTATTATTTTTGTCCAGAATATAATTTAGATCGGCTTTTCGTGGTTTTCCAATAATCGATGTATGTTTTGTATCATCAACGATTGATTGTTTCATGACACGGNNNNNNNNNNNNNNNNNNNNNNNNNNNNNNNNNNNNNNNNNNNNNNNNNNNNNNNNNNNNNNNNNNNNNNNNNNNNNNNNNNNNNNNNNNNNNNNNNNNNGGTAGCCTCCTCCCCAAGAGATGcctcaccccccccccctccccaccgTTGGGCTTGGGCAGCCCCCTCCCTGTTGGTtagtatttctttttcttttttttcatttttttcaagtAAATTCATTAAGGAAAATGGTAAGCATTGATTAGACAATTGAATTATTAAATTTGATACTTCTCTATTATTATATATGTCATTTTGTGTTCAAGGATATAAATGTTATATGATAGAGATTGTGGTACAAATTTAAAATTGTTACCTTTTTTCATTTTgattccatgcaattgcaataTGATAATAATATGTTATGATTAGTTATAACAATATGCCTGtgatctaaaccaacaattgtaaatttcttccattattttggacaatcattgaagttgatgtttgtggaataaTTTATCTTGTCTAAATTatcattgaagttgatgtttgtggaataatctatcttattacaattttatttgtATAGTTTTGGCTAACTATGATGAGTGGAAGTTCTTTTCGATGTGGTGATggtggccgtggaggtggcagaGGACAGTACATGTTCGAGGAGCCTCCCACTCGTCGTCTAGGACTTCACTTCCCTAATAGTGCCATTGACTTGCTAACAGGCGGTCGAAGGAACGGATTAATTCCTAACaaagtaatattctttccttcttttaattgattttttttactacacatgaataatttctaaatttacttacatacaatgtagcttatcaatcctattagatggctcaaagcaGTGGTAGACACAGGAATTCAAAATTGGGTGTACataggtcctgtttgggatCGCCACGCCCGTAGCAGTGGCTGATAAATTCGGTTAATGATAAATTCGGTTAATCCCGCAAAACGCCATGCAGCAGGCATGCTTCTCCTCACCGCGGGCTCCCACGCTTCCATTTTTTTTCGGTGCGCCACGAGAAGTGAGACGCGGCTTGCCGCGCGAGTTTGAGGACCGCGATTGTGGCACATGGCATACGCGATTCCTACTACCTCGGTCCCAAACAGGACCATAGATATTTATGTGCTTGAGGTTCTATGCTTACCACTTTGGTTCCACTTTGAATTCTGTGCTCCACAATTTGCAGTACTGGTGTGGAGATACTAGTTACAGATGATTTGGTCTTCTTGGTTGTTCCAGTCGATAAAGATTTCAAATCAATATCCTTCAATCTTTTCGACGCCTACTACAATTAAACAGATATGCTATATCAAACTACTGAACCAAATATTGAATATACCAAGTCACCGAACGTGAATCAGTTGCAACAAACACAGACTGGAACTAATGAATTAATGGCCAATTTGCACTTTGCACGAACCATCGTTGCCACAGCTGCTGAACTTCCTGTGGCTGTAGGCCTGTAGCTGCTGCATGCGGGGATGTGGCCTGCTCTTCATCGGCGACGCCTGCTTTTATCTATGCCTTCTCCGCATTTGCACTCGCTAGCGCCAGACCTGGCCATGCCTGGCCGGCAATGCTTGCGGCAGCCGGCACTTCCGCGGAATCCGCGTCCGGCGTCTCCGTGACATGAATATTCTACATCTGTCATGGCCGCCTGGCGCCTGTGCAGCTGCAGCGAGCATGGAGTCGCGGGCGCTGCCGACGCACCCTCTCGGTGAGCAAGCGCGCGGATCCTTTGATTCATCCACCCTTGCGCTCCCCTGCCAGGCGCCGGTGGCCGGCCAAACCTAGGTCCCTAGGCCGAGCGGCGCACGCGATTGAGAAGTCGAGAGACGTGTGGCCGAATCGAGCATTCGAGCGTCGTGAGGCAGCAGGCCGGCGTGCAGGCCTATTTCTCTCTTCTTTGGGCTTAAATACATACCATCTGACCCATTTACTTGCTGATTTCTTTGCAAAATTATTGGGTGTACAGATGTACACCCATGTACCTTTACTAGGTCCACCACtgctcaaagatgttgtcgaagtCAATGGAGTACTTCTCCTCCAACACAAATTGAGGTTGTTGGTGAACCTCATTTTCAAAGAGTACATATCTCTTTTCAAAGAGTAcatatctcttttcaagtacctgtttgAGAAACAGATTTCACCTTGATATCACCAGGAGAGACCATCCCAATGGTTTCAATTGTTGCATGGGGTCAAATAGCaccaaatagggtaacttttgatATGAATTTTGTAGAGGTCTGCCTAGAGCAGCTTAAAGATCATGGGTATGTTATGCCAGACTcgtcatattttcgaataaagcggctcgaggagggagaaagcaatgtgattgtgactactGAGAGACTTTGTGGGCTTAATCAATATAACATGGTATGCAACATTCTAAAGTTACGTTACATCTTTTAATtttcatcatgttattatcatcttttagAATTTCTTTGGTACTACCAATGCGGCAGCGAGCTTTCGTATGATTCTggatcaagtcttggatgtgttgaatttgacttacatgggtggaaacccGATATTCATTGAATATTGGAATTTctaggctcatctcactttccaCATGCCACATCAGTTAacctctccattgttcgagatttagtATATGTGACCGTCCACgtgaagcgaaggagagtgcattcatccgtgctctaacttattttgatgaagttctagtaTGGCCGATTGGAGACCTTAATAATGTTCCATATCAAAGAAAGTGAGCCGGATTAGTACGGgaaatatgtagcatgcatggatgtacccctactcttttcttatggatttgaattTGTTCTCTCTAAGACCTTAATTATTGATATACGAACTTGCACTATTAACAGAACtgttatattgtattgtggtatggatgtacccctactcTTTCCTTATTAATGTAGGAACTTGTTATTTATACTTTATTGCATATACAATGTTTTTTGAGTATTGGATCTGAATGGGTTGATTGAGAACCACATTTTAAAATTTTGATGTGAAAATAGTACAAAATTTTAGCGAGAACGACATTTCCAACGATGGGTGACGCCATCCACCGCTCCTAGAAAATAGTTTGCATGAGTCATAGCATCACCTGTCCTTGAAGATAACATTTCCAGGGGCGGCTGATGGCGTCACCCGAAAAGGTTTTACAAGGACGGGTCTGTTACCTACTCCTGCAAACAGCTATCTGTAGCTACGAAAGTTAGGAGCGGGCAGCGCGTCTGCTTCTGAAAATGCTGTTTCAGCCCCTCCTGGGAACCGTGTTTTAGTAGCGTAACTCTCTCTCTCGACCTTACCTCCGCCGTTGGAACCAAATGTGTCTTAAAAGCGTTAATGGCACATAGGGGTGTCTTTGTTTTCTACGAACGAGCAGTAATTAACGTCTCACATTTGGAATAGAGTGAAGATGGCTAAAActacttgcatttttttttatagaGGAGATAAAGGATAAACCAAAGGTCAGTGTGCTATGGACTATGGTGTATTTTGAGCTCGCAGGAATCTCACGGGGCATTGGATTCCTCCTCCCAACAATTTTCGCCGTATTCCTGCGCCCTCGGGAACTGCGCTATCCGGAAGTGACGATGCACACTCCTCGTCGTACACCGGCCGGTCAGAAGATAAACTTTACGTGACGACAGCATCAGAGATTCGCTTCCAAATTTGACACAGCGTGTAGATTTCAAATGTCCAGTACGTCGTTTGTGTGTGTagctctctctcccctctcgtCATGCATCAGCTCACTTCGTCCTATTTGCGTATCACGATGCATCAACAGGTCCAAACATGCAGCTGGTTGCATTGTATATGACTATAATTAAGGTCCTGTTAGTTTCCTCCGCAGATCTAGCTTATATAAATTCGCTCATAGAATGACCCATAATCTAAACTTATATAAGCTGGAAACAAAGAAAGCCTACGTAACAGCAGCGGCTTTACACTGCATGTATATGGACAATCTAGATTTGGTAGCATGGCAAGACCAAATTAAACACTACAATATTATTGCTTAAAAAAATAAACGAAGAACAATGTTCAGAACCAAGCTATAAAATTGGATGCTTATCGATGGTCGTTGACCTCCTCCTCATCAGGGCTTAGTCCTGATCGAGTGTGTAATAGATGTGGCATATATTTTCTTAGAGTTATGTGATGTGTGTCCGTCCGTAATGAGACGTGTGTAGTAATTTTgttaggggatgtttggttgGTGGCCACAGGTTGCCACGCCTAACATTAAGTTTACCACACTAGTTTTGGTAAGTGTTTGGTTCCGAACACGTATATGGCACGCCACCGCCACGAAACCCTCCCGCCACATGTTTCCTTGGCAAAAGTGTGGCGGGTGTTTTTGCCGCCGCGACACCCTGGCGCACAAAGAGAAATTTCCCATCTACCACcgtaataaaaaaaaatgcacttcTACCACTCTCCTCTGTTACTGGACCTCACTTTCCACCGTGAAAAAAAGCCGTCATCCCAAGCCATCCGTCGCAAGCGCGCGTCCGGGGGCAGCGCTGCCGCGCCAAGGGGTCTGGCCGCCATGCTGAGGGCGGTGCACCGTGCACCCAGGGGAGCAACATGCAGCACCAGTCCCTGCAGGCTACAGGTTAACAAGGTGTACAGATCTCCCAAGGTGAGCACGCAGCACCAGTCCCTTCTCGCTTTAGCAAGCAACACTAATCCTCCATGTGTGCAGATCTGACACAAATTAGTGAAGCAAGTGAAGATCCATCATAAGTGAAGATCCATCATCTCATGGTGTTGGGTCATGTGCAGCAATCAATCCCTGCAGCTAAAGAAGGTTCAAGCGCGGCAACCTATTGCAGCCAGAGAATGTAATTGATTTTCCCCCTTTGCAATTGATTTTCTGATGAAGAAATAAATCCATGCGAGATGCGTGAATCCATCTACTGTATTGCTAGTTAGCTTTCCTTTCTTCTGTATGCTTGATTCTTTCTAGTTTATTACTTATTTTCATCTTTTCTGAATGTATGTTTTAGATGGGCTAAATAAAATTATACTTGCAGTATTACTTGGACTACTGCCATTATATGTGGAGGAGAAGATTAATTGCCGGTGTTCTTGTGTGTCTGGCCATGTACCTGTGTAGGATTaaatcaagaaaaagaagaagggccATAACTTATGCTCCCATGATAGATAGAGATGTTGAAAAATTGTCACGTCTAAATCGTTTGTCTCATAGTACTGAGGCCCATTGCATAAATGAGTTGCGTATGAGGAAAGCTGTCTTCCATAGACTATGTGATGAACTTAGATCGCGTGCCTTGCTAGAGGAGACTTTTCATGTCACAATAGAGGAACAAGTTGCCATGTTTATTCATTGTGTTGGGCAACGTTGGTCAAACAGATCAATAGGTTTTGAGTTTATTAGGTCAAGTGAAACTGTTAGTAGGTATTTCCATCTTGTTTTAGATGCCCTTTGTACCCTTGCTCGTGACCTCATATGCATCAGATCTGTTGAGACACATTCAAAGATAACAAGTTCTCCGGGCAGATTTCACCCTTACTTTGAGGTACATCAAAATTCATAATCAATGTTTCGAGTACACTTTAGGTGTCATGTTcatctaatttattttttaaaaatattttcatagGGATGCATAGGAGCCTTGGATGGTACACATATACCAGCATGTGCACCTTTCCATATGCAAGATCGGTTTAGGGATAGAAAGTCAATTACCACTCAAAATGTGCTAGCAGCTGATTTTGACCTAAGATTCATATATGTTCTTGCTGGATGGGAGGGCTTAGCCCATGATTCTTATGTGCTTCAAGATGCTCTATCACGTCCTAATGGGCTTAACATACCAGAAGGTAGGAATACCCATAATGTCCTAAAGCTCCAATCTAAAACTTCACCTATATTCTGAGCTAATTAATTTGTAAAAAAAGAATGATGTGGGCAAATATTTCCTAGCTGATGTTGGATATGCAGCAAGGTCTGGTGTATTACCCCCGTACCGTGGTACCTGATATCACCTACAAGAGTATAGGGGGACCAGGGAGCCTGAGAGCCCCAAGGAATTATTCAATCTTCGTCATTCCTCCCTGAGAACTACAGTTGAACGAGCATTTGGTACCCTCAAGAATCGTTTCAAAATCTTCTCAAGTCAGCCATTCTTCCCTTTGAAAACACAAGTCAAAATTGTGATGGCTTGTTGTGCACTTCATAATTGGATCTTACAGGATGGTCCAGATGAGTATGTTTATGACGATGCGACTTGATACACAACCCTACCTTGAATTGTAAGAAATCATAGTGATATACTTCAAGAAAATGTGGCATGGGCTAATAAAAGAGATGGGAGGCTCAAAGGATGTGGGAAGATAAAGTAGGAGCAGCTCTAGAATAGGTTTATGTCCAATGTGTTGTATGGAACATATAAGTATGATATCATATTTCTTCTTGTACCTTTCTCTATGATATCTGTTCTGTAACTTTCCTTGTTGCTTGCTGATTTACACCGTATGATTTTAATTAAATGTCTCTTGTATGGGAAATAGCCATGGCCAAGGAAAAAGCTAAGGCTGACACTTTTGCATCCACTCGTGAGAGGTCTCTGAACTAGCATAAGGATTAGACGAAGTACATGCTAGATTGGTGCATGAAGTATTTAAAAAAACAGCATACAGGATTTAAGTTCAAGAAGGCACATCTCATGTTGTGTGCCAATGATTTAAACAAGAAGTTTGCTATGGGGGTGACCGTTGATCAAGTGGACCGTCACTATAGGTACCACAAAGAAAATTGGAAGTGCATTGCAACAACATTGAGCAATAATGGCAATACATTTGATAAAACCAgattgtcggggatacatccctaatacccgcaaggaaggaagaaatcaaactcctactaggattcccctataatcctaccaggactcatcccgtgtaatcctactaggactcatcccgtgtaaccctactaggactcctccttgtaatccgactagtactctgccccctggagtatataaaggagagcaggggtacctagctcggcaggtcacacctcaacacccaagcgcaggacgcaatatacaaacacctccaaacaggatgtaggatattgcgctactccggcggcccgaacctgtttaaatccgtgtctcgtgtcctcatttttaccttcaagttccaggtctggcgatcccccgctacacattctgctacctcgggtaccccttggtagacggccggtataaaacaccgacattggcgcccaccgtggggcagatggtcgagatcatcgggcgagcttgaaggacctcatcttcaagccggCGTTCGCTTTCAAAGCAGCCTTCGTCTTCGACTCctaactttgcatcaccgacggcactgggtccttccaatgctgcatcatcgacaaccaggagaagaagcgcctcgacgggaactctcttccacaAGAAGCAGAAAATC encodes the following:
- the LOC101771728 gene encoding salt stress-induced protein, producing MEGLVKIGPWGGSGGDPRDDIVAAGVAPHRLQSVVIRCQGAVDAISFTYAGVDGAPRMVGPSHNSSSFSFFLSWWQAGHMFGAGEFVKEISGTYGPFGGHTVVRSLTFVTNIGKHGPFGTPWQTPFSVPVQDGAHVVGFFGRSGSLLDAVGVYVHP